The proteins below come from a single Drosophila teissieri strain GT53w chromosome 3L, Prin_Dtei_1.1, whole genome shotgun sequence genomic window:
- the LOC122615585 gene encoding threonine aspartase 1, translating into MAGFVAVHTGAGNCIDETKYQRVIKEACLRATEILRNGGSAVDACEAAIVRLENCGYTNAGYGSNLCMDGSVQCDAAIMDGSTLNFGACTNVSRVKNPIQLARRICDAQSSPQLLERIPPMILAGTGAEHYADEVGCSMVEPGVLISSKAKFQFNHYKSKYDLVVNSRLSKATSEEPVTVPEPGNEVELAAALDTVGAVCVDGAGNTAAGCSSGGILLKVPGRVGQAATYGAGCWATDTDELAIATCTTGNGEYLMKTLLAREICHGAFSSDCAVTSLHKTFKQKFLDSPLLPREQDLYAGALTLLYYPGQSSGEVMWSHTTQSFCVGYMATNQRVPKFVHSPLPTYSVPGRSCVVNGHNFHLRI; encoded by the exons GGGCTGGGAACTGCATCGACGAGACGAAGTACCAGCGGGTGATCAAGGAGGCCTGCCTGCGCGCCACAGAGATCCTCCGCAACGGCGGCTCCGCCGTCGACGCCTGCGAGGCGGCCATTGTGCGGCTGGAGAACTGCGGCTACACAAACGCCGGCTACGGATCAAATCTCTGCATGGACGGCTCTGTGCAGTGCGATGCGGCTATAATGGATGGTTCCACGCTTAACTTTGGGGCCTGCACAAACGTTAGCCGGGTTAAGAACCCCATCCAGTTGGCGAGACGCATCTGCGATGCCCAGTCCAGTCCACAGCTCCTGGAGCGCATTCCACCGATGATCCTCGCCGGCACTGGAGCGGAACACTACGCCGACGAGGTGGGTTGCTCCATGGTGGAGCCCGGCGTATTGATCTCATCGAAGGCCAAGTTCCAGTTTAATCACTACAAAAGCAAATACGATCTCGTAGTCAACAGCAGATTGAGCAAGGCTACGTCCGAGGAACCAGTCACAGTGCCGGAACCGGGTAACGAGGTGGAACTTGCCGCTGCTTTGGACACAGTGGGAGCGGTATGTGTTGATGGGGCAGGGAACACGGCAGCTGGCTGTAGCTCCGGTGGCATACTGCTCAAAGTTCCAGGCAGAGTGGGCCAGGCAGCTACTTATGGTGCCGGCTGTTGGGCCACCGATACGGACGAACTGGCCATAGCCACTTGCACAACCGGAAACGGTGAGTACCTGATGAAAACGCTGTTGGCCAGAGAGATCTGCCATGGGGCCTTTAGCAGTGATTGTGCGGTGACCAGTCTGCACAAGACGTTCAAGCAAAAGTTCCTGGACTCTCCGCTGCTGCCGCGAGAGCAGGATCTGTACGCTGGAGCTCTAACGCTGCTCTATTATCCGGGCCAGAGCAGCGGCGAGGTGATGTGGAGCCACACGACGCAGTCGTTTTGTGTCGGCTACATGGCAACCAACCAGAGGGTGCCAAAG TTTGTGCATTCGCCGCTGCCCACGTACAGCGTCCCGGGCCGATCGTGCGTCGTCAATGGccataatttccatttgcgCATTTAA